TTCCTTCATTCATAGACAATACCACCACTTTTTTAAAATCGAGTAATCGGGTTTCTAAAATTCCCATCACCTGCAATCCTGCCAAAGGTTCACCCTCAAAAGGAATACTTAGCGATTGAATCATTTTATCTAGTATCTTAAAAAAAGTATCTTGCTTAACATCTATTTCATGCTGATTTAACAGAGGATTTTAATCGCTTAATGGCAAGAAATAAATGATAGATATACTCCTGCTCTATTTTATCAACTAATAATTTTTCTTTCTCGCTCGATTCTAGTCTCTGATATACATTCTGCAGCAAATTCAGTAAATAAATGGAAAATTCTTCCACATTTTTTACTGGTGTAAACAAATTCTCAATTACCTCATCGCCTTTTATTGTACTTTGCGGAACCCTAATTTTATTAGATGTTAAAATTTCCTGTGTAAGCTTATGTGCCAAATCTGGATTTACCGAATTTAAATATTGATGATTTAACAATGCCAACACTTGTTTGTGATGAAATTCAAATTCACCAGCTTGTTTTTTCGCACTTTTCTGTAAATCGATAACCAATCGCAAGAGACTTGCCACTGGCGTATTCTTCGCCGGATATCCCATTGTTACATTCACATTATCGATACTGGCAGGAATAGAATGTAAAACCGGAAGCAAGAGTTCCTCATCGGCCAAAACAATTGCTGTTTCTTCGGGAGCCACGTCTTTATCGCGACAAAATTTATCGACCAAAGAATGAGCATATTTAGCCTGCCCTACTTCCGACGAAAGAGAAATAAACTCAACATTAGCCTTGGTTTCTCTAATACTGTTAAATTTAACATTGGTTTTGGGCGAAGGGAATCGTTTAAGATTTTCTCTTAAAAACAAGCCTGCTTCATGAAATGGATTGTTAAGATATGACTCATCGTAATCCCAATAAAAATCGGCTAAGTTTTGTTTTTTAAAGGTAGAAAATAAATCTATTTCACACTTGTTTAATGCATTAAAACCAATAAAAATTACGCGTTTTACCTCAAGTTTTATTTCTCCCGACTCCAATTTATCAACTAAATACCTAGATGCCATTCCTTCAAAAGCCAAGCCTTCGGCTTCCAATTCTTCTTTTAAATCGGAATAAATACCAAATAGATTCTCCCATAAATTCACAAACTCCTTTTGATGCTCGGAATATTTCTCGGGCCTAAAAGTACTCCAAAAAGACTGAATTGCAGAAACTTGCTCCTCATCCAAATAATCAAAAAGGTTATCAATCTCTTTTTCTTCAGCTAAATTCTGGAATAAATGTTTTGCATTTACTCTATACTTATCAAGATCATCAAAGTCGCCGAGAAGCATTTCACCCCAATGATAAAAGTCATCGAAACTTTCTCTCACCTTCATTCGTTTGATATATATCTTATACAAACGAAAAAGTAAACCTAAACTATCCTCAATCTGAAGGTGTGAAAGCGATCGGAAAAATTCGCTGATCGTATTAATTTTTGGAGTCCACATTGGACGATCGACCAGTTCGTTTAAAAATTTTGAAAAAAACAAGCCGGCTCTCCTATTTGGAAAAACCAAACAACAATCGGAAAGTTCATTTCCATATTTAGAATAGAGTTCCTGGGTTATTTGTCGTAAAAAAGAGTTCATTGGTTCAAATTAACAGTGTCTTATATTTTATTCCTTATTGTAAGGATAAATAATATCAATATTTTGAGATTTATACATACCGTTGGGATTTAAGCCCAATTTGCCCTCTGGAATTTCAACTTGCTTTTTCTGATAATAATCAAGCCAAAAAGGCAAAAACTCATGGGTATTCGGATTTTTGAAAGTCATGGGATTTAAAACAAAAATCGCACTGGAATCTCCAGTATTCACAAACATTTCATAAATTAGTTCGGAACAATAATAGTTAGAATCACCAATCAGGTAAACATCATCGTAAGGCAATCCTATTAAAGTTTTGCCATATTCTATGGCTGCATTTATTCTATCTTTATATTCCGATTTTAATCTGGCAACAGCAACTTTAGGTTCTCCTTTATCATTTACATTTCTATTTAAAAAAGTATCTAAAGGTGTTAGTGAAACTCCCTTAGATATAGCTTCCAAAATAAATACTTTTCCCGTTTTATCGATCTCAACAATTCCAACATGAGAAAAATTAAGTTGCTCCTTACCTCCAGTAACAGATTCTATTGCATCGCTTATGGAATCGGAATCTAAATCCTGAAAAATCAAATCCCCTTTCTGTAAATCAAAATGCATTTTTTTTTGTAAATTATTGCAGCTAATAAATACAAATGTAAGAGTAATAACAAACACTAATCGAAGCAATATCATATTTTAATTTTTTAATGTACTAATTGCAAAACTAAAGTACTCCGAACTCTCTACAATAAAAAAGATATCGTATTTTTTTTATCACTGTTAAATAAATCGGCATATAGAAAAACTCTATAAGCTGATTATAAAAAAAAATAAGCTTTTCGTCTTTTATTACTTTTTTAATAACTTGAACCGTTTCAAAATTAATACATTTGTTTAAGCGACAACAAAAATCAGATAAGAACAATAAACAATTATATGGATAAATTCAGTTTTTTAGGTAATAGTGAAATCGAATATATTGATGAACTATACCAATCCTATAAAGATAATCCCGAATCAGTTGAAGAAAGCTGGAGAACCTTTTTTCAGGGATTCGATTTTGCTACTGCTAAATTTCCTGTAAAACAGACTTTGTCTGAGGAAATCCCCGCTGCAAATAAATCGATGAGCAAAGAATTTAATGTTATGAATTTAATTCAGGCTTATCGTCAACGTGGGCATTTATTTACAAAAACCAATCCGGTACGTAATCGACGAAAATATTTCCCCACTTTGGATATCGAAACTTTCGATTTATCTGAAAGCGATTTGGAAACCTCATTTCATGCAGGAAAAGAAATTGGAATTGGTTTTGCTAAATTAAAAGATATTGTTTCTCATCTTCAAGAAACTTATTGCCGATCGATAGGAGCTGAGTATGTATTTGTACGTCATCCACAAATGTTAAAATGGCTGCAAAAGAAGATGGAAAGTACTAAAAACACTCCCCACTTTACCGATGAGCAGTGTAAGCACATTTATTACCACCTTAAAATGGCAGTTGGTTTCGAAAACTATATTCATAAAAAATTTGTTGGCCAAAAACGTTTTTCTCTGGAAGGTACCGAAACTCTTATACCTGCTCTTGATGCCATGATTGAACGTGGAGCAGAATTGGGAGTTCAGGAATTTATTTTTGGAATGGCTCATCGCGGACGCTTAAATATTCTTGCTAACATACTCGAAAAACCTTATGCTAACATTTTTAAAGAATTTGTAGGAGAAGAATACGAAGAAGACATAGCATTGGGAGATGTAAAATATCATCTTGGATATGGAAATACGGTTAAAACTGATGATGGTAGCGAAGTAAAACTCCATTTAGCGCCAAACCCTTCTCATCTAGAAACTGTTGGCGCTGTGGTTCAAGGCATTTCGCGTTCAAAAATTGATAACGATTATAAAGGAAATCAGGATAAACTAGTACCTGTTGTTATACATGGCGATGCTGCAATTGCTGCACAGGGAATTGTTTACGAAACAGTTCAAATGGCACAATTAAAAGGATATAAAACAGGAGGAACCATTCATCTGGTAATTAACAATCAGGTTGGATTTACCACCAATTACCTTGATGCACGCTCGAGTACTTATTGTACCGATGTTGCCAAAGTAACACGTAGCCCTGTTTTTCATGTAAATGGTGATGATGTTGAATCTTTAGTTTTTACCATAAAAATGGCAATGGAATATCGTCAGGAATTTAATTCCGATGTATTCATCGACATTTTATCGTACCGAAAACATGGACATAACGAAGGTGATGAACCTCGTTTTACGCAACCTATTTTATATAAAGAAATTGCAAAACATAAAAATCCACGTGATCTTTATGCTAAGCATCTTATCGAAAAAGGTATTTATACACAAAGTGATATTACTAGTATAAACTCGGAGTATACCAAATTACTTGACGAAAAATTTGAACTTTCAAAAAACTTCGATAAAGTTGTTATTCAACCCTTTTTAGATAATTATTATAAAAATATCAGATACTCAACAGATATTGATTTTGAATCATCGCCCGAAACAGGTGTAAATAAAAAAACATTACTAGCTCTAGCAGATAAAATAACAAGTCTACCTAAAGATCTCAAGTTTTTTAAGAAAATTGGCAAGCTAATGAGCGATCGTAAAAATATGATCGATAACAATCGTTTAGATTGGGCTATGGGTGAATTACTAGCCTACTCCAGCTTGTTATCGGAAGGAAATTCGGTAAGAATTAGTGGACAAGATTCTGAACGAGGAACTTTCTCGCACCGACATGCTGCTTTGGTAATCGAAGATTCTGATAAAAAATACTTTCCCCTTAAAAATCTGAGCGAAAATCAGGCCCCATTCCATGTTTACAATTCATCTTTAAGTGAATATGGTGTATTGGGATATGAATATGGTTATGCTATGGCTCATCCTACAGGATTAACAATTTGGGAAGCTCAATTTGGCGATTTCCATAATGTGGCACAGGCTGTTATAGACCAATACATAAGTGCAGCAGAAGATAAATGGGGAATTAAAAACGGACTGGTTATGTACCTGCCCCACGGATATGAAGGACAAGGTGCCGAACATTCTAGTGCAAGAATTGAGCGATTCCTGACTCTATGTGCAAACAATAATATGCAAATTACCAACCCAACAACGCCTGCAAATTTGTTTCACATGCTAAGACGACAGATAAAACGTGAAATTCGTGTTCCTTTGGTATGCTTTTCTCCAAAGAGTTTGCTTCGTCATCCTGCCTGTGTTTCTAGTATAGACGAATTATCGAAGGGACATTTTCAGGAAGTAATTGACGATAACAATGTTATTTCAGAAGAAGTACGTCGAGTTGTTTTCTGTTCGGGTAAAATCTATTACGATTTATTAGCCGAAAAGAATAATTTAAATGCCCAAGACATTGCTTTGGTAAGAATAGAGCAATTGTATCCTTTTCCTCATCAAAAAACAGATCAAATCCTAAAAAGATATCCAAATGCTTTATTACACCTTTGGGTTCAGGAAGAGCCAGAAAACATGGGAGCATGGCAATTTGTAAACTATGCATTTAAAAATAAAAATATAAGCTTAGTTCCTGTTGCACGTCAGGCAAGTGGAAGTCCTGCAACTGGTTTATCTAAAATTCATGCCTTAGGTCAAAAAGAAATTATTAATAAAGTATTTAGAAAGTGCACATGTAAACGCAAACTAAAATATTGTGGTTTGCAATGTGTTGCAGGAAGCTCTCATGAAGAGATTCTTCGTCAACATGAATATTTCGAGAAGAAGAAAAGTAAACTGTTAATGTAAACCAAAAACACAAGGATAAAGTACAAAGTATCAAGAATGCTCAAGCAAAATATCAAACTCTTTCTTGATACTTACTACTCTTTAGTTGATTCTAAAAACAATAAGATATTCAAATGATTGAAATAAAAATACCTAGCCCAGGAGAATCCATTTCTGAAGTAGAAATAGCCAGTTGGTTTGTTGCCAGCGGCGATATTGTTGAAAAGGATCAGGATATCGCTGAAATTGAATCGGATAAGGCAACACTAACTCTTGTTGCCGATGAAGGTGGAAAGATTGAAATTCTGGCACAAGAAGGCGATACCGTAGAAGTTGGATCTGTTGCCTGTAAAATTGATACTAGCTTTGCAGGTGAAACACCAGCTCCCAAAGCTGAAACTACAAAGGAGGAAGCTCCAGCTAAAGTATCAGAACCTGTTGCTACCGAAACAAAAAAAGTAGAATCTGATAATTTTAAGGATGTTAAGATTTCTCCTGTAGCCAAAAAGTTAATGGAGGAAAACCAACTTTCGGTAGATGATGTAATTGCCGGACTTCAACGCTTATCGAAAAAAGACATACAGGCTGTTGTTGATATTAAGGGAAATGCACCAGCTATTTCGGATCAAACTAAAGAAATTTCGAGAGATGCAAAGCGTACTAAAATGACTAATCTTCGAAAGAAATTAAGTGCGCGTTTGGTATCGGTTAAGAATGAAACTGCAATGTTAACTACTTTTAACGAAGTAGATATGACCGCGGTAATGGAGCTAAGAAAAAAATATCAGAAGAAATTCGTAGAAACACACGATATCAAACTTGGCTTTATGTCTTTCTTTACTAAAGCAGCTTCGGAAGCCTTAAAACTGCATCCGGCAGTAAATTCGATGATTGATGGTGACGAAATTGTAACACCTCAGTATGCCGATATTGCAATCGCTGTGCAAACACCTAAAGGTTTAATGGTTCCTGTAATCAGAAATACAGAAAGTCTAGGTCTGGCCGATATTGAGAAAAACTTAATGAGCTTGGCAAACAAAGCTCGCACTGGTAAAATCAGTTTAGATGAGATGACTGGCGGAACCTTTACCATTACCAATGGCGGCGTTTTTGGTTCTTTGCTGAGTACTCCAATTATTAACCCACCACAATCGGGAATTTTAGGAATGCACAACATTGTGGAGCGTCCGGTTGCAGTAAATGGCAAGGTGGAAATTCGTCCAATGATGTACATTGCTCTCTCCTACGATCACCGTGTGATTGATGGTAAAGATTCGGTTGGTTTCCTTGTGAAAATTAAAGAAATGATTGAAAATCCACACAAAATGCTGTTCGATGGTAAAGATCCGGATAGTTTATTGTTAGGCTTATAAAAATTTACGGATAAAATAAAAGGCTGGAATCTCGATTGAGTTTCTGGCTTTTTTGTTTTGACTCAATCAAATAGTATTAATCATACCCCGACATTTACAGCTTGCTTATAGTCGGAGCATGATGAAATAAAAAAAAACTGTCAGAATTTAAAATTCTGACAGGGGTAAAATATTATCGAATTGCTAATTAAATCTTAGCATTAACCATTTCAACGATTTCGTTCTCCAATGCTTGGGCCTTGTCAACAATTGCTTGTCCTTTAGCAATAATATCGGCAGCCCAAGCCTTATCGGTAAGATCGGCAGCGTTAATCTTCACATTCATGAAAGCACCAATTACACCCGAACGAGCAGCCAATGCACCTACACCCGCATCGGTAACTGAATTAGGGTTTCCGATCTCGGCCATTGCTTTGGCAACATCCATAGAACCTAAACAAAGCTCCATGGTTTGGAAAGGAACCATAGTTGCAAATTTAGTTGCTTCTTCCATAGCCTCGGCACGAGCAGCTTTCTCCTCCTCCGTTTTCTTAGGCATACGAACAGCATCCATAATTTTATTAAAGGCATTTGTATCCTCATCAACCAACCAGTTTAGTTTGCTATGATACTCTTTGCCTTTCTCAGCCCAATCGGAGAACTCTTCCCAACGATCGTCCCATCCTGGCTTGTGAGCCGAAAGGTTGGCAACCATTGATCCAAGAGCAGCACCCATTGCACCCATATAAGCAGAGATAGATCCTCCACCCGGTGCCATAGATTCTGAAGCTGTTTCTTCTACAAAAGAAGTTAAGCTCATATCTACCAATTTCTTCGCTCCTTTTTTCGCTTCATTCTCTAAAATATACTCGATAATTTTCTTATCAGCATCGAATGGATAAAGCTCGTCCAAGCCTAAAGATTTAACAGCGATTTTGATG
This genomic interval from uncultured Marinifilum sp. contains the following:
- a CDS encoding YiiX/YebB-like N1pC/P60 family cysteine hydrolase, with translation MHFDLQKGDLIFQDLDSDSISDAIESVTGGKEQLNFSHVGIVEIDKTGKVFILEAISKGVSLTPLDTFLNRNVNDKGEPKVAVARLKSEYKDRINAAIEYGKTLIGLPYDDVYLIGDSNYYCSELIYEMFVNTGDSSAIFVLNPMTFKNPNTHEFLPFWLDYYQKKQVEIPEGKLGLNPNGMYKSQNIDIIYPYNKE
- a CDS encoding 2-oxoglutarate dehydrogenase E1 component — encoded protein: MDKFSFLGNSEIEYIDELYQSYKDNPESVEESWRTFFQGFDFATAKFPVKQTLSEEIPAANKSMSKEFNVMNLIQAYRQRGHLFTKTNPVRNRRKYFPTLDIETFDLSESDLETSFHAGKEIGIGFAKLKDIVSHLQETYCRSIGAEYVFVRHPQMLKWLQKKMESTKNTPHFTDEQCKHIYYHLKMAVGFENYIHKKFVGQKRFSLEGTETLIPALDAMIERGAELGVQEFIFGMAHRGRLNILANILEKPYANIFKEFVGEEYEEDIALGDVKYHLGYGNTVKTDDGSEVKLHLAPNPSHLETVGAVVQGISRSKIDNDYKGNQDKLVPVVIHGDAAIAAQGIVYETVQMAQLKGYKTGGTIHLVINNQVGFTTNYLDARSSTYCTDVAKVTRSPVFHVNGDDVESLVFTIKMAMEYRQEFNSDVFIDILSYRKHGHNEGDEPRFTQPILYKEIAKHKNPRDLYAKHLIEKGIYTQSDITSINSEYTKLLDEKFELSKNFDKVVIQPFLDNYYKNIRYSTDIDFESSPETGVNKKTLLALADKITSLPKDLKFFKKIGKLMSDRKNMIDNNRLDWAMGELLAYSSLLSEGNSVRISGQDSERGTFSHRHAALVIEDSDKKYFPLKNLSENQAPFHVYNSSLSEYGVLGYEYGYAMAHPTGLTIWEAQFGDFHNVAQAVIDQYISAAEDKWGIKNGLVMYLPHGYEGQGAEHSSARIERFLTLCANNNMQITNPTTPANLFHMLRRQIKREIRVPLVCFSPKSLLRHPACVSSIDELSKGHFQEVIDDNNVISEEVRRVVFCSGKIYYDLLAEKNNLNAQDIALVRIEQLYPFPHQKTDQILKRYPNALLHLWVQEEPENMGAWQFVNYAFKNKNISLVPVARQASGSPATGLSKIHALGQKEIINKVFRKCTCKRKLKYCGLQCVAGSSHEEILRQHEYFEKKKSKLLM
- the odhB gene encoding 2-oxoglutarate dehydrogenase complex dihydrolipoyllysine-residue succinyltransferase, with the translated sequence MIEIKIPSPGESISEVEIASWFVASGDIVEKDQDIAEIESDKATLTLVADEGGKIEILAQEGDTVEVGSVACKIDTSFAGETPAPKAETTKEEAPAKVSEPVATETKKVESDNFKDVKISPVAKKLMEENQLSVDDVIAGLQRLSKKDIQAVVDIKGNAPAISDQTKEISRDAKRTKMTNLRKKLSARLVSVKNETAMLTTFNEVDMTAVMELRKKYQKKFVETHDIKLGFMSFFTKAASEALKLHPAVNSMIDGDEIVTPQYADIAIAVQTPKGLMVPVIRNTESLGLADIEKNLMSLANKARTGKISLDEMTGGTFTITNGGVFGSLLSTPIINPPQSGILGMHNIVERPVAVNGKVEIRPMMYIALSYDHRVIDGKDSVGFLVKIKEMIENPHKMLFDGKDPDSLLLGL